In Nothobranchius furzeri strain GRZ-AD chromosome 19, NfurGRZ-RIMD1, whole genome shotgun sequence, the following are encoded in one genomic region:
- the mylipa gene encoding E3 ubiquitin-protein ligase MYLIP-A, translating into MLNVAHQRFTAAKMLCHVTRPDSVVMEVEVDAKANGEDCLNKVCRKLGIIEVDYFGLQFTGSKGESLWLNLRNRICQQMDNLTPCRLRLRVKFFVEPHLILQEQTRHLFFMHVKEDLQHGHLHMGSEQAEELSALLAQAEFGDYNQNTARYWYSDLCGEEPSADTVSSIVSRHKALEGSSQASVEYQALQLVSSLEHYGVEWHWARDANAQRLAIGVGPEGIAVCKEDFSLVNRVSYPIIQIATQSGKSVYLTVTKDTNDSVVLLFKLISNRAASGLYRAITETHAFYRCDTVTNAVMMQYSRDFKGHLASLFLNENINVGKKYIFDIRRTSKEVYDHARRMLYNAGVVDLAPHSESGERSPPSRSPSRDSRRDVELNCSSCQQSRALQERLQKLREALLCMLCCEEEIDAAFCPCGHMVCCQSCASQLELCPVCRSEVEHVQHVYLPTCTSLLNLTLTDNHQHRSGVPAPILRDAASPPHSCSTTEYEHKLYHT; encoded by the exons GTTTGCAGAAAGTTGGGCATAATCGAAGTGGACTACTTTGGGCTGCAGTTCACGGGCAGCAAAGGAGAGAGCTTGTGGCTGAACCTGAGGAATCGCATCTGCCAGCAGATGGATAACTTGACGCCCTGTCGGCTGAGGCTGCGGGTCAAGTTTTTCGTTGAGCCCCATCTCATCCTGCAGGAGCAGACGAG ACACCTGTTCTTCATGCACGTGAAGGAGGACCTCCAGCACGGTCACCTGCACATGGGCTCGGAGCAGGCGGAGGAGCTGAGCGCTCTGCTGGCACAGGCGGAGTTCGGCGACTACAACCAGAACACGGCCCGGTACTGGTACTCAGACCTGTGTGGAGAGGAGCCCAGCGCCGACACCGTCAGCAG CATCGTTTCCAGACACAAGGCGTTGGAAGGGTCGAGCCAGGCCTCGGTGGAGTACCAGgccctgcagctggtctcctccctGGAGCACTACGGCGTGGAGTGGCACTGGGCTCGCGACGCCAACGCTCAGCGGCTCGCCATCGGCGTCGGCCCCGAGGGGATCGCCGTGTGTAAGGAGGACTTCTCTTTAGTCAACAG AGTGAGCTATCCCATCATCCAGATCGCCACCCAGTCGGGGAAAAGCGTCTACCTGACGGTTACCAAGGACACGAATGACAGCGTCGTGCTTTTGTTCAAGCTGATCAGTAACCGGGCAGCGAGTGGTCTGTACCGGGCCATCACGGAGACCCACGCCTTCTACAG GTGTGACACGGTCACAAACGCCGTGATGATGCAGTACAGCAGAGACTTTAAGGGCCACCTGGCGTCGCTCTTCCTCAACGAAAACATCAATGTGGGCAAGAAATACATTTTCGACATCAGACGCACCTCCAAGGAGGTGTACGACCACGCCCGCCGCATGCTCTACAACGCGGGCGTTGTGGACTTGGCGCCGCACTCCGAGAGCGGCGAGCGCTCCCCTCCCTCGCGATCCCCGAGCCGGGACAGCCGGCGGGACGTGGAGCTGAACTGTAGCAGCTGCCAGCAGAGCCGGGCCCTGCAGGAGAGGCTGCAGAAGCTCCGGGAGGCGCTGCTCTGCATGCTGTGCTGCGAGGAGGAGATCGACGCCGCCTTCTGCCCCTGCGGTCACATGGTGTGCTGCCAGAGCTGcgccagtcagctggag CTGTGTCCCGTGTGCCGGTCGGAGGTGGAGCACGTGCAGCACGTCTACCTGCCCACCTGCACCAGCCTCCTGAACCTGACGCTCACCGACAACCATCAGCACCGCAGCGGCGTCCCGGCTCCCATCCTCAGAGACGCGGCGTCTCCGCCTCACAGCTGCTCCACCACCGAGTATGAACACAAGCTCTACCACACGTGA